In one Lycium barbarum isolate Lr01 chromosome 7, ASM1917538v2, whole genome shotgun sequence genomic region, the following are encoded:
- the LOC132601840 gene encoding uncharacterized protein LOC132601840 — protein MTIKLVVRGFILHTISAYAPQAGLGEEEKRRFWEDLDEMVGGKPPTEKLFIGGDFNGHIGSISGGYYDMHEGCGFGDRNREGVALLDFTKAFGLVVANSSFSKKEEHLVTFRSSMAKTQIDFLLLRKGDRGLCKDCKVIPSESLTT, from the coding sequence ATGACGATTAAGCTGGTCGTTAGAGGGTTTATTTTGCACActattagtgcttacgcgcctCAAGCGGGCTTGGGAGAGGAGGAGAAGAgacgtttttgggaggatttggacgagatgGTGGGAGGTAAGCCGCCCACTGAGAAGCtattcataggaggagatttcaatggacacatcgggtCAATTTCGGGGGGATATTACGATATGCATGAAGGTTGTGGTTTCGGGGACAGGAACAGAGAAGGAGTTGCACTGTTGGATTTTACAAAAGCCTTTGGGCTGGTAGTAGCCAATTCAAGTTTctcgaagaaggaggagcacttggtaacctttcgtagttcgatGGCTAAGACgcaaatagactttttactccttaggaagggcGATAGAGGTCtctgtaaagactgcaaggtgattCCGAGTGAGAGCCTAACGACCTAG